TATTGATGGTGTTGTTACATCGATATATGTGGTTTGAGAGATGAGGGTTTAAGAGGGGTTGAGTGAGGGGTCTACTCAAAACTTATATCAGGAGCTCTGTACGACAATGACCCAAGACAGCCATGTGGGTCAAcgctttcttttccttttttctaTTCTTCAAGATGGGCCAGGTTAATCAGGTCATGTTTATCCATTCAATTCATTATACATATGAGTTTATTTGATAATTTTATGCTACTTTACGGACTTCCAATTTACCTTTCTCTGCATGATCTTCTGAGTCTTGATCATTTACTCATTTCATAGTCAGTCTTTTTACCATTTATTGCTCTTCACTTTATTGTGATCATAACCTTTCCAGATTTGGTAAGCTGGCTAGACTTTCATGCATATATGCATATGATGTCTTGTATATGATAGATTTACGAGACGAATGagaattgaataatttaatttagcTTGCAAAAAAAGGAGatttactaattctaaacctcatTGTATTGTATAGTTTCATATGTACAAAGCGGATGTGTTTGGGATCCAGGATAAGGGGTGAATATCCATGCTCAAGTATTTTGATTAGGTTGGATAGATTTTTATGTATCTCCACACCCTAAATCACGATAATGGCATATTCCCTCCACTTTCACTTTGATTCCTCCAATCTCTTAGAAATATAATGTTTATGTAGTACACCATACTCTAATTTTTCCTCGAATATTAAAGTTTCTTTCGGTATTTTGATATACATACATGATAAAAAATGATTGCGTTTAAAGCTTAGTAGATCATATCATCAGATAAAAAAGGTTTATAATTTTTTGGATTCTGTGTTTTCTCTTCTTATCCttatctgtttggaccctatattttcacaaattatttttgaatccTATGTTTGTTTTGTAAAATCGTTAAAATAGAATACTaaatccgattttggtcaatgttttcttaactaaaatcacaaataatttaccaaactaacaattcagaacaaaaataaaatcattctacttaaatattgtgttgttatattcaaaaaaaatttcatcaaaattgagtttagggttctattttaactattttacaaaacataggttctaaaaaataatttgtcaaaatatagagccaaaaaaagtataaacccttattaaaaaaaaaaaaaaagatttgtgCTTACTGGATTTTCAATTTGGTGGGTACAATTCCGTGGGATCCTAGtaagatatatgtttttagtggCAAACATGAACTTTGTCACCGAGAACTTTGTAATCATTGAGGAAAAGAACTTGCTTTAAGCcattgaattttttaaaaaagatcTATTGATATTGAAATTTGATAAGCACATTCAGACCCTGAATTTTTCTCTTTTCCTTTTATGGAGATAAGTAGGACCATAAATACCTAAGTGAAAGGCTTCCACTGAGTTTTGTTGCTTCCCAAGTTTTCAATCAAAATCAATTGATTAGGCTAGCCCACTACTACTCATCTATGCTTGAGTCACTAAACTATCATCTCCTTACATGTTGGTCATTTCATTTCAATGGCAGCCACAAATGAACAAAGTTTAGTGGCTAGAGTAATCTTGGCCAAATTCACATCATTCTTTGCATTTTGATTTGATTTAGATATTGATCAACGTGAGGCCCGTATTAAGTTTATTTCTAACATGGTTTAGTGGTTTTTCCAGCAattatattaataacaaaatcCTCAGCCATTGATAATTGAAAGCCACCACGATCTTGATCAGTAGTAGCCAAGATTTTCACAAGTGATAAGGAGGAAACATATACCAAACCATTTATTGCTGATTTTCAATCTCAGAAGGCGAACCTACTACTCCTAATAGGGCTGtcaattcgtgttatcgtgtcgtaTTTCGGGTCAACACAATTTCTACACGATACAATTAAATAACATGTCATAATAAAATGTAAATCCGAACACGACATGTTTATAAACAGATTAACATATGACACGACACATTTAACacggtatttaaacaagtcaTATTCAGGTCGTGTTAAACTTACATGATACATTTATATTTTGgacatatttataatatatttaacccacatagataaaataaaaatgataaagaGGTTCAAACAAGTCATATTAatctatataatatttatttatatattagatAGGTTAATTTTAACCTACGTAATCAACTCAAAATTAAATCATAAatctaatattcaaaatataagatATCATATACTAAAATATAACATTATCTAGTCATAAAAActctaaaataaaatattattttattcttttaatttttaaataaaagtaataaacatatcataaatatattaataaataggTTAAGTTTAAGTTAAGCTATTTATGAACATTTTAGTAATATATACTTATTCATGTTACATGAATCAATTTCAAGTTTAGCAAGTTAACTTGTTTTTAACATGAAATTTAATCATGTAATCGGGTTTAACCTAGTTTCACCTGGACATGTTTATACTAAACCCAAACTCGCTAATTTTGTATCGTTTTCGAGTCGTATTATCATGTTGTGACTTATATTGCCAACCTTACATACTAAGTATCCTGTATATACATCATCATGCATGTTAAGGCTCTTTAAGTTGCTCACTTAAAAGGGAGGTTTTGCTGTAAAGTTGCGTACTTAAAGCCTTTGAGGAGAGTTTTGTTTTCAAGCATTATGGTCCCAAGGTCCCACTCTCACCCTTATACATGGTTTACCAATATAGTCATCGTCATTTTATGCAATGTTTTATAGCCCCACAAATATTAGCATTGTTACAAAGCACTGTATGGTGCTCGATACTACTGAGATGACATCTTTATTAATGATTAAAtttgataattttaatattttagattaTAAGATGTGAACCAATTATAATTTGACAACTCAAGTGTATATAAGCACCATATAATCTCTTATAGCAATACtccagaaagaaaaaaatataagtcCTATTACAAACTCGCGAAAACAAACTTGTAACAAAAACAAgagaattaatttatcatttattttaaatacaaaaagttCACTAACTTTTCtttatttacaaaaaataaatagaTTAGCAAGACGGCACTACATGTTAGAGCATGGCCCATGGGGTAATAGATTGTGTTGTATGGAGATAGTAAGTTAGTATGGCATAACACGACTAAGAAATGGATCACGCTAGGCACGACTCTGCCTTTGGCTCTCATCACTGGGTTGATGGTATGCCACACATTCCTAGCATTGCTCTATGTGTTGGTAAGACAACACTTGGAACCTGACCTCTTATTTAGTAAGCTACACAGATGAACAGCTCTACAATCGAGTTACCTTGCATTATTTTCACTTAAGACTTATACGAAGAAGAAAATTTAGTATTACTGCAAAAATTAATCCACTAACATGTACAAAAAACTTAGACCTCACTTTTTTCCTTGCTTAAGTGATTTTGCGTGCTGCATGATAGAGCTCCATATAATCAAGAGTCGGCCGGTTCCAAGACCAGTCTTGCTCCATCACCGTCTTGCATAATGAGTTGAACCACTCTCGCTTGTCATACCATGCCGAGATTGCTCTGTCAAAACAGTTTCATAATGAGCACAAAGAGACGCTATCCAAAGGGTTTTTGTCATCCTATCCAAAGAGACACTATGATTCAGTGTGCAATATTTTAGCAGAATACATACCTGTCGAGAGCATAGTCAACACCAGCAGTATCAGCTGCATCAAAACTAAATCCATTTGGTTCTAGACCCTGTGCTTGTGCTCTCTCTTTGTCATGGTCAACATCGAACACAGTATCGTAAAGTCCTAAAAGCAATGACGATGTAAATGGAAGTCATTACACTTTTAGTCCAAAAAAAAGTGTAGGGTTATTCAACATTTATCAGGAATTGGTTTTTGAATATcttcagaaaaagaaaaaaaaagagaggaagcTAAATATTTTCTTAGCTAGCAAGTGGTTGAAATTAATGTTTGAACATCAATACATTATTCTTTTAGTGTCTTATATCACTAAAAATGAATCACTAAAACCTGATGGCTTGTGTCATGGCTTAATATTTTGTACAAAACTTTATTCAGAGACTTGTACACAGATCAATTAAAACATCACGATACAGCAAATTCATAAAATACCATATGTACATACCTCCGGTTTTTCGAACAACAGCAATTGAACCATATCTCATAGCAGTAAGTTGGGTTAAACCACACGGCTCAAAAATTGAGGGAACTAAAATGAAATCAGCACCAGCATATATCTGAAGGAAAACTCAAATGAGTTAGATGGAAGGATCAAGGTGAATATGCTAACAATATGATAAGAACATATAAAACAATAAATGATAGTTGAAGAGAACAAACCAAGTGTGATAGTGGTTCATCATAAGTCAAACAAAGACGAGCATGACGAGCATGAGAAGAATGTAAATGATTGGCCAAATTTACAAAATCATTCTGGATTCGAGGATCAGGAGCTGAACCAAGGAGAACAACCTGCCATCATGTAACtccttgttatattatttcaattGCAATGACTCGTGAGAAATGAAAATGAGGTGTCGTGCACATAATCATATCCTTGAAGTTGAGGGATTGCAAAATTTGTCATCAATAGCACAAGATTATCAGCACTGTTCATGTGTTGAGTCCAATTATATCAATGGCTTACGCCATACAGGATAATAATTCACTCAgttaaaaagaagaaaacaaattATGGCTAACCTGTCCATTGCGCTCCAAGGTACGCCCAATGGCATGTTTAATGAGATGAATtcctttctgatgtgttaagcgAGTAATAATTCCCACTAGAGGGAGATCAGCTGTTTCAAGACCAAGCCTTTGTTGCAAGGCATGCTTGGCAGCTCTTTTGCCTTCAACAACATTTTCGGATGTGTACGATAGCTGGGATGGTATGAAATGTGCATTAGACACTTGTAAATGAAGAATAATTGATCACAAGCTCAAAAGGATATATTTGAAACTTGCAAGGTTTACACTAATCTGACAcatttggtatattattttttacaaAACCTGGGATAGCATAAATTGTGAATTAAAAGGATTTGCAGGGGTAGCACTAAATTGATACATAAGAACATATATTAACTAGGAAAGGGATGCATTTTCCACCTAAGTGAAAATAAAATAGTTGGAGGTTGAGTAAATCACTTGTTACAGTTACACGGTTACTTGCATGTCATCCAACCGTATATAGATCTAAGTCAGGTTACTAAATGAAAGAACAGATATGTAAGGAACTTGGCAATAATTTGTTTTGTCAACTTATGTAAGAAAAGAACTACATTTTAAAAATCTTATTAAGATGCATAAATAAGTTACTTACAGGAAGGAACTTATCGTTATATGGGTCCCATATGTCTGGGTCAATTCCATTTAGTATCCCGTGGAACTTGTAGAGGTTAGGAGCAATTGCGGGATTTCCTGCAATCTCCTTTGCATAAGTGGGAGATACCTgtgaaaacaaaaaaattgaataattcatattaaaaaaatgtcACTAAATTTTTGCTTCTAGTGAAATGCTTTTGCCAAAAATTAAAAAGTACTGCATGTCATGATAGTAGCTTAATGCAAATTTAGAGATGAACAGTGTTCACTGATTTGCATGCTGCACAATTTACCCATCTTCTTCAAACTCCAAAGGGCAAAGTATTCATACGGTTAATACGTGACATTTTTCTAAACCTAAAGTGTCATAAATTTATTcctaatttatattaaataaaaaggtGTATTTATTCAAAGAGGGAAAGAAAACTGCCGATTCACATAGCTTCATATAATCCAATGGAATAATTTTCACAAACTTTAGTTACAATAAAATATACTAAAACTGACTTTGACTGGAAAATATGAAACTGCAACAAATACTGAGCCGACTTCATAAGTTTTAGCATACTTTTTATACTAGTCACTTACAGTTGTAGCTTTGTCTGATTTTGCCACAGCTTTCGCAATAGCATGTGCCCCAAACTCAAGGTTATGGATCGTGAAGACAACCCGCGCTTTACTAAGACCATAATGCACATAATGTTCCTTAAATAACCATGCAACGGGTGCACTAGACCAATCATGGCAATGAATAATATCCTGTCATCACAAAGTTGGTTAGAGACAGTacctttaaaaattaattatttcatccaactcttttgcATAAACATTAGGTTAATTTACTCTGAAAAACAGTCCAAAAAAAAAGTTCCAATTAATGCCAACTGAATTAGATAGTTAAGAAACGTAACTCAGATTCACAAATTCACATGCCAAACAAACGCCCAAAATGCTACTTTCCATATATCTACTCTTAagttttttcatatatatatttttttcaggCGGTTAGGCCAGCGATTTCCAACTTCAGATTGAAGGTCTTCCTCATGTGATTGACCTTTTATACTATTCATTTTCTTTCCTCAAAATAACATATAGAGCAAACAAACAATTTAAGTAATCACTCAACTTACCGGATGAGATCCACTTTGGAGTAGAAATTCAAGAGCTGCATGGCAAAAGAAACCAAACCTCTGAGCATCATTATTACAGCCATATATGCAGCCTTTCCAAAAGAGTCTGCaaagaaataaatattttaacgtCTTCTGTGTATTAGCACAATGGTACCGGAAACAGAGATGAAAACAATAAGAAACACACATCCAGCATGAAACAAAAAATCATTGAAAATGAATAGAAGAGAATATAACTACCCATTTTGTGGTTCCAGAAAGTAGACTGAAAGCCCTTCCACTTTCCCAAACCAAACTTTTATTTCAGTCCCACCCCAGTGGTAGCTTTTATTAAACTGGAAGTCCTTCACCTATACATCAAAACAAAACTTTAAGCGACTGTAATAAGAATAAAGAGCAAACTTAGTTACAGAGATAAATGTCAAATTCTATTGCAGGTTAAAAGTACGAGACTTTGCAATTTTATAGCAAATCAGACATATTTCAGAAAAAATATCACAGAGCTACGACAGATCTGTTCCTAAAGGACCTCAAAATGGAAGAGTATAAAATAGGAAATTTTAAAATCCATCTATCTGGAACTCCAATTGTCATATTGAATGATATGGTTTTCAATTACATGCAAGAGGAAACAATCCCGAAATCAATTATCCAAGGAAATGGACTTCAACTACCAACAGAGGAGAGGGTAAGCAATTAGTTTCACACATAAAAGCAACAGCGATGAAGCTTACATTGCTGAGGTTCAAACAGTCATACTTTGGAAGGATGATGTCCACGTTGTGGTTCAATTCTTGGACGGCCCGGGAAAGACTAGTAACCACATCACCAAGGCCTCCAACCTGGTCGTGAAGCAAAAAGACAAATGTTAGTCACCTCATGCTCAGAATATCTAAGTCATCCCAGAACCTCTCACATAATATACTTGCTACATCAGAACAAAAATGCCCAATTGGttaatatatttacttttgcaATGGGGGCCATTTCTACAGCAATGTGCACAATTTGCATTGGTGGCTCCTTTGCAATTCCCCCAAATACAGGAAGGTGGTAATCCATGCCATTTTTATTGTCAAAGATTCCACCATCTTCCCTCTCAGAGAAGACAAAGTCCATCATGTATGCATCCAATGGAACCTTGACTGCAGAACCAGAAAAACCAACACTCAATTGTGAGGAAAATTACTTATTATACCCAATGGTAGGGTATCATATGAGACACCTTCAAACATGTAACAATTAACCTTTTAAAGTCAGGTTGTGTATAACTACtggtaaaatataaataaaatgcatatcttgaaaaaaaaaaaactcaaacctaataatttattttgtttttacgGGTATTAAGGGTTCAAACTCACCACTAACTTTGACCTGAGATCCATTGTCTGCTGGTGACATTTTCTGTGGTGGCAAGGGACCCATGTGGTGGGTCCAACGGTTAAAAGAACATCTAAACCAAACTTCAGGCTTTCCATTCAAAACTGTGTTGGCTGGATTATAAAAAACTGTCACCACACTACCAGCatgaacatcaagagggtcaGTATAAACTATATGCTTTTGAGACAGCAAAAACCTTTTCAAAGTTTTTTCCTTTGTTTTAGCTTTCATAAGTGCAGTCTTTTCAGCCTGTGAAAATAGCAaaaggaataaataaataaaatgagaaTCGCAACCacattttataaaatatctttaatctAAAATCATAATCTGAATGAAGATGTAATTAAACATTACCTTGGCACGTTTAGTCTCCTCCCTTAATCTCCTCTCTTCCTGGAGCTTCTTATATATCTGATATTCCTCCTCAACCCAATATAGTTCCTCAGATATGGAATTTGGGACTATAGCATGAAAATCTTTACGGTGGTTGTTATCGTAGACTTTAGCCTTCTGAGGCGGTCCATCAGCAAATACCCAATCCAAGACAAATGCTCGATTAGGCACAACAACTGCACGCAATAAAGTAAACCATAAGATGCTTGTTAGCAGAAATTTGATCGTCACTAAATGGAAAATGCACCTTAACCCTCAAACACAAAGAAATAGCTTTTACTTTTACTAGTGTATATAAGAATCAAttagcccttagtcccattcccATACCCCTTACATCAACTCACCCAACAATTTAAGTCCGTCTCAAGTGGTGGTGATAGTAATAACTCACTCTAGTAGCTTTCTATCTCACAACACAACATTCAGTGACCTCCAGTCCATGAAGAATGCTTAAAGAAAATAGTAAGATAAAATGAACTTTATCCACACATGATCAACCAAATTGCTACCTTGCattttactttttaatttttttttcaactttttaGTAAACTACAAGATCAACCAAATTGTGGGGGAAGCAAGATAGAGATAGAGATAAGATACATGTGTATACATACCTTTAGCATACCACCACTCACCACCCTTCGTCTCAGACCTAACAAGCTTTTCAACAATGGACAATCCGTCCTTCCAATTATTGTGTCCTCCATGTATCCAGATTTTCTCGGCATGGGCAAGTGGACCTGAACTTCTATTATAATACAGCCTCACCAAGTCCTGACCTTTAAAGTCACTAGGTTCAATGTACCAAACATTCTCAACAGACTTTACAGCCTGTTTCATCAACTGATGTAATGATTCTCTTCGCCCCTCAACCTCTTTCCTTGCCTGTTGTCTATCAGATTCACTAGCTGCCTTCTCAGCATCTATTCGTCTTTGCTCTTCGGCTtgtctttctttctcttcttccttTTGAGCAAGTTTCTCTAGTTCCCTACGTTTTTCCTCAAGCAAAAACTCATCAAAAGAGAACACATCCATTCCACCTTCCACGGGTATGCAGAAATCTTTCTCATCATTATTGTCATACACACTTTGCCCATTGAAGAAAACAAAATTCATCTTATATGCTTCTTTAGGAACATGAATCTCGCAAGACCACCAATCCCCATCGAGATTCATTTTGTTTAACCTCCTGGTGAAAGATTTCCATCGCCAATCATTAAAAGCACCCATAATCAGCACATCTGCCTCATTGTTCAGTGTAGAGAGACTCCTACTGAAAAACACATTTATATCTTGATCGGGTTTCGCCACCTGAGGGTAAAAAAATAGCTTGTTTCCTATTGAGAAGCTTTCCTCAGCAAGCCTTGCTATCTCCTTGTTACGTAATTCTGCTTCCATCTCCAACTTAAGCTTTAATTCAGCTTTTTGCTTTAATTTTTTATCCGCCTCGGTGATTTTATCTGCTTCAGTGTTGTCATTCTTAatgatcttcttttcttttcctttagaaGTTATTCCATCAGCCACATTATCACCTTCAGTAGCCGCATTTTCCTGTTGTAACCCTGTCTCTTCCTTACTACCTAGAGTCCCATTTTCAGCTGATACTTCTCTTTTTTCATCATCAAGATTCTTCTCCAGAGGAATTTCAACTTCCGAATGTTTCTCAGAATTAACTTTTAATTCAAGCATTTTCTTGTTGGGTCCACCAAGTTCACTGGATGTTGGGGATTCTGAATCCTTTTCACCCACATCATCTTTTGGGTCCCTCTTCTGGGTTCTTGTCCCTGCAGGTGATTTTGGAACAAATCCCTTTGAAGAAGATCCGGAAGTTGACACTTTTTTGGGTTTCCTCCTCGAAAAATCTACTAATTTTAAAGGGGCAAATTTAGAAAAATggaaaggaaaaaataaaaatcatgtaCTTAATTTCAAACCAAAAGATGCAAACGATAGCTACCTTTACCAGCTGCACTAGCATTGATTTGATAAGAAACCCCACTTCCTGTTCGTATTTTGGACCATGAAGAAGACTGAAATCAAATAAGCATGCATGATTTAGATTGAAACAGAGCAATTTACAAGTTGCAATACAAACGTGGAGAAATTCAGCTATTAGAGAATAACAAATGAGAAATtcctaagaaaaaaaaaatcgaaaGAAGCTCACAACCTCCGTTGAAACAGTCCAGAAACCAAATCCAAAGAACCAAACTCAGAAACCCCTATTATTAACGCATAACCCACTTccaaatagcaaaccccaattcaaaaaaaaaaaaaaaaaaaagccataaaattGCGAGTAAAAGCAGTGCATATGCATAAGTGATCAGACTCAGTACCCAAACAAAGGTCAATGAAACAGAGATGCAGTAGTACTATATTTTAAAGGCTCATAAACAGAAGTGCAAAGAATGAAGTTTCACCTGTACAAGGTGGGAAATTCTCCCATGTGGAAAGGACCCAAGAAAAGGTCTGAGCTTTAAACTCTGTCTATCTTGAAACACAGCTCTGTAACTCAATGGCCGATGTGCTTGCAACGCCATCTCCATGACTGTTCTTGAAAGAAAAGAATGTCTGTGTTCTCCAAGAGAGTCTTAAATCAGCAAAACATGCTCTGATTGATCCAACAAGCCATAcctccccctctctctctctctctctctctctctctatctctatcGCTTTCTCTCTCAAaaatattgtattaaatattaatattaataatcatTTAAAAATGATAATGTAATACACTGAAAAGAAATCTCAGACTCTCCCTGACCATGTGTCTATTGTTCACCTCACATGCCTACTATGACCGTTGATAAAGACTGCGGCGGAATTGGACGGTGAAGATTGATTTTAGTATGTGATTAGAGCACAAATGCAGTTCGAATTCGAtggtatataaataaataaagtgaATTTGAGGAAACAAACGTTGGAGTTTTGAGAGGCTAAGAGTGGTGATAGGTTACCTCGTAAGAAATCAATGACGTGCTGCCACGTGAGGACAAGCATCTGTGGTGGGCCTAATCACATGTTCTTCTTTAGGATATAATTACGGTTTGCCCTACGCCAAAATTAAATAGATGAAGGGTTACCTTTTCGAAATTTTCTCGTGTTAATAGAAAAGAAAGACAaaacaattaaacaattaaaaatgaaaagaaagaaaaattaggTAGAGATTCCAACTCAAATAATACTCGTGTTAATAAGGACAAATACGAATAAGTTAATGCAAGTTTTTGGAAGGAAAACTATATACTAGAAGATGAAGATTAATGTCCGAGGATGTTCGAGAAGGAGAAGTAGAAGAAGCTTGCTGTCGTAGTATTTTTAGCTTCCTCTTCTTTAGGTGCTTTTGAGATATTAAATTGTATTTTTCTGATTTGTTTTAGTATTTTGTACTAACTTGATGATTCGTTGTCATTAGCCATTGAACATACTTAGATGGATTATGAATTCACTTAATTAGAAGAAATTCTATTAGATACTGAGACCAATGTAATGACTCCGCATTCTCTTaatattgtattaaatattaatattaataatcatTTAAAAATGATAATGTAATACACTGAAAAGAAATCGCAGACTCTCCCTGACCATGTGTCTATAGTTAAAATCAAACCCGTTAAATATGTTATCATTAAGTTTAGTCCTAAACTAAAACTTTTACAGTTTTATCAAACCCATCAAATATTGAGTGAGCATTTTGATTTGACTACGTGTGACTTGTCGTGAGTTTAGTCGTAAATTAAAACTTGTCTTAGTTATGCCTCTTTTTATTGCAGTTTATCATATGTGCTTTTagtgaataaaaagaaaagaaaaaagtatAGCGAATGTAAATTTGATTTTGGCTGAACAGTTAAAATTGTTTTCGAATATgttaaaaattataaaagttaCATTTACACTTCAACTCTTTTGAGATTTATGTTAGAAAATAGGCATGTTACAttgtttataaataaaataaataacaataaacataaatatatatattgtgatAAGTTGAGATGAAAAAAGAATACaactatattaaaataaaataaagtatatgaattataaatactatttttgATACCAGAATTTAGCTTGTCACACTATCTTCTTCTCTTTGAGGACTAAAAGATCTTGACGCGagctttaataaaaaaataataaaatttcaacTAAGAGATAGAATTCAAAAATATGAGAGAGTGATTTCGAATGTGTGTAAAGGTGAATCCTTCTATTTATAATCTTTAAGGGGATCAAGTGCTTGAGAATTAAACAAATACAATTGGGTAACTGCCCAAAATTGATTAATATGAAACAATTTTCGTGTAAATTCCgcaaaaataaattttgaaattaggTGCAGACTAGGTTTTAATAGGCACTCAAATTTCTATATAGGACTAACACAAATcttattatttcttttattatttcgcCTATTTTAGGTGACAATTTCATATTCGCTCTATAATCATTTTCAGTATATCAATACTTGATTTTTATGTACTCGTGGAGTAAAACACAAATCTCTAAAGACATCTCACTAATAACAAGTGAGTCTCAATAAAAATTATTCCTCAAAATATTACTTTTTAAACAGTGTGTAACACTATTTTTCCAGCAATTTATACACAaatttatgttgttttatgaagaaaaaaaatacattttgttTACAAACGAAGAAGCAACAACGTGGGGAGGAGATATATTATTGGTTTGTGATGAAAATTATAAAGAAAAGTTGTATTTCATTGTGTTGGTTGTAGGAAAGGAATCTGCTTATATGTGCGGTGGGTATGAGTCTAATACAAGATCTTTCTATATGAAAACAAATTGTTATTTTATTGGGGACCTACTCCTTCATTTGTATTTAGTTATAAGCGATTCTGCATCGTCCAAACTATGAGAATATGCCATCAAATCTTCCTCTCTATATTCTTACAAAATGAATAAATAGTTCATTGGTTCCATTACATTTGTATGGATGTAGTATGACTTTGTCTCCAATGCTTGAAAAAAAGAAGACAGAACTTccaaatttatttatatattaatttttgtaattCTAGTTTTTTgttattcattattttttatcaatAGAACTAAATGAAAGtttgttaaatatttatttttgccaaaataaatatatgtatctaCTATGAATTGATGATGAAAATAAGAATTCAAAAAAATTTAcgatttgaaaaaataaattctaattttttatatttttattttgttatttattcacatatttaaaaaaaaatactaaatacaagcaacatgcaat
This genomic interval from Humulus lupulus chromosome 8, drHumLupu1.1, whole genome shotgun sequence contains the following:
- the LOC133794978 gene encoding starch synthase 3, chloroplastic/amyloplastic isoform X2, which gives rise to MEMALQAHRPLSYRAVFQDRQSLKLRPFLGSFPHGRISHLVQSSSWSKIRTGSGVSYQINASAAGKDFSRRKPKKVSTSGSSSKGFVPKSPAGTRTQKRDPKDDVGEKDSESPTSSELGGPNKKMLELKVNSEKHSEVEIPLEKNLDDEKREVSAENGTLGSKEETGLQQENAATEGDNVADGITSKGKEKKIIKNDNTEADKITEADKKLKQKAELKLKLEMEAELRNKEIARLAEESFSIGNKLFFYPQVAKPDQDINVFFSRSLSTLNNEADVLIMGAFNDWRWKSFTRRLNKMNLDGDWWSCEIHVPKEAYKMNFVFFNGQSVYDNNDEKDFCIPVEGGMDVFSFDEFLLEEKRRELEKLAQKEEEKERQAEEQRRIDAEKAASESDRQQARKEVEGRRESLHQLMKQAVKSVENVWYIEPSDFKGQDLVRLYYNRSSGPLAHAEKIWIHGGHNNWKDGLSIVEKLVRSETKGGEWWYAKVVVPNRAFVLDWVFADGPPQKAKVYDNNHRKDFHAIVPNSISEELYWVEEEYQIYKKLQEERRLREETKRAKAEKTALMKAKTKEKTLKRFLLSQKHIVYTDPLDVHAGSVVTVFYNPANTVLNGKPEVWFRCSFNRWTHHMGPLPPQKMSPADNGSQVKVSVKVPLDAYMMDFVFSEREDGGIFDNKNGMDYHLPVFGGIAKEPPMQIVHIAVEMAPIAKVGGLGDVVTSLSRAVQELNHNVDIILPKYDCLNLSNVKDFQFNKSYHWGGTEIKVWFGKVEGLSVYFLEPQNGLFWKGCIYGCNNDAQRFGFFCHAALEFLLQSGSHPDIIHCHDWSSAPVAWLFKEHYVHYGLSKARVVFTIHNLEFGAHAIAKAVAKSDKATTVSPTYAKEIAGNPAIAPNLYKFHGILNGIDPDIWDPYNDKFLPLSYTSENVVEGKRAAKHALQQRLGLETADLPLVGIITRLTHQKGIHLIKHAIGRTLERNGQVVLLGSAPDPRIQNDFVNLANHLHSSHARHARLCLTYDEPLSHLIYAGADFILVPSIFEPCGLTQLTAMRYGSIAVVRKTGGLYDTVFDVDHDKERAQAQGLEPNGFSFDAADTAGVDYALDRAISAWYDKREWFNSLCKTVMEQDWSWNRPTLDYMELYHAARKIT
- the LOC133794978 gene encoding starch synthase 3, chloroplastic/amyloplastic isoform X1, whose translation is MEMALQAHRPLSYRAVFQDRQSLKLRPFLGSFPHGRISHLVQSSSWSKIRTGSGVSYQINASAAGKVDFSRRKPKKVSTSGSSSKGFVPKSPAGTRTQKRDPKDDVGEKDSESPTSSELGGPNKKMLELKVNSEKHSEVEIPLEKNLDDEKREVSAENGTLGSKEETGLQQENAATEGDNVADGITSKGKEKKIIKNDNTEADKITEADKKLKQKAELKLKLEMEAELRNKEIARLAEESFSIGNKLFFYPQVAKPDQDINVFFSRSLSTLNNEADVLIMGAFNDWRWKSFTRRLNKMNLDGDWWSCEIHVPKEAYKMNFVFFNGQSVYDNNDEKDFCIPVEGGMDVFSFDEFLLEEKRRELEKLAQKEEEKERQAEEQRRIDAEKAASESDRQQARKEVEGRRESLHQLMKQAVKSVENVWYIEPSDFKGQDLVRLYYNRSSGPLAHAEKIWIHGGHNNWKDGLSIVEKLVRSETKGGEWWYAKVVVPNRAFVLDWVFADGPPQKAKVYDNNHRKDFHAIVPNSISEELYWVEEEYQIYKKLQEERRLREETKRAKAEKTALMKAKTKEKTLKRFLLSQKHIVYTDPLDVHAGSVVTVFYNPANTVLNGKPEVWFRCSFNRWTHHMGPLPPQKMSPADNGSQVKVSVKVPLDAYMMDFVFSEREDGGIFDNKNGMDYHLPVFGGIAKEPPMQIVHIAVEMAPIAKVGGLGDVVTSLSRAVQELNHNVDIILPKYDCLNLSNVKDFQFNKSYHWGGTEIKVWFGKVEGLSVYFLEPQNGLFWKGCIYGCNNDAQRFGFFCHAALEFLLQSGSHPDIIHCHDWSSAPVAWLFKEHYVHYGLSKARVVFTIHNLEFGAHAIAKAVAKSDKATTVSPTYAKEIAGNPAIAPNLYKFHGILNGIDPDIWDPYNDKFLPLSYTSENVVEGKRAAKHALQQRLGLETADLPLVGIITRLTHQKGIHLIKHAIGRTLERNGQVVLLGSAPDPRIQNDFVNLANHLHSSHARHARLCLTYDEPLSHLIYAGADFILVPSIFEPCGLTQLTAMRYGSIAVVRKTGGLYDTVFDVDHDKERAQAQGLEPNGFSFDAADTAGVDYALDRAISAWYDKREWFNSLCKTVMEQDWSWNRPTLDYMELYHAARKIT